The genomic DNA TGGTATGCATCGCCATAGCAACGATACGGAGGTACTGTAGCAGTGTGACAGAGCGTGCGGGAAGCGATACACGAGAGCGGCTGATCTCGGCGGCCGCGGATCTCATCGCGTCCGCTCCCGGGGAGGACTTCTCGCTGCGCGCCGTGTGCGATGCCGTCGGCGTCAAGATGCCGACCCTGTACCACTTCTTCGGCTCGAAGCAGGGCCTCATCGACGCGGTCATCGAGTACGGCTTCGACGTGTATCTCGGCGAGAAGGTCGCGATGGAGTCTTCCGGGGACCCGATCCAGGACATCCGCGCCGGCTGGGACGCCCACGTCGCCTTCGGCCTCGCCAATCCCGGCTTCTACACCCTCATGTACGGCACGATCCGTCCCGGCCACTCTCCGGCGGCGCAATCACGACCGAGCGAGCTCCTGCGCGCGCTCACCGCCCGCGCCGCCGCGCAGGGACGGCTCGTCGTGCCCTCGGAGCAGGCCGCAGCCCATGTCCTGGTGACGAACATCGGCGTCACCCTGCGCCTGATCATCCTGGCGGCACCGGACCCGGAGCTCTCCGAGGCCGTGCGCGAGGGGACGATCGCGGCGATCACCGGCACGGACGTCGGCCGGGACGATCCGCTGGCCGCAGCGATCGAGATCGCGGCCGCTCACCCCGAGACCCTCGGCCGACCCCAGACGCAGCTGCTCATCGAGTGG from Brachybacterium sacelli includes the following:
- a CDS encoding TetR/AcrR family transcriptional regulator — its product is MTERAGSDTRERLISAAADLIASAPGEDFSLRAVCDAVGVKMPTLYHFFGSKQGLIDAVIEYGFDVYLGEKVAMESSGDPIQDIRAGWDAHVAFGLANPGFYTLMYGTIRPGHSPAAQSRPSELLRALTARAAAQGRLVVPSEQAAAHVLVTNIGVTLRLIILAAPDPELSEAVREGTIAAITGTDVGRDDPLAAAIEIAAAHPETLGRPQTQLLIEWLTTLGGQQPR